A region from the Dehalococcoidales bacterium genome encodes:
- a CDS encoding class I SAM-dependent methyltransferase translates to MTSIYGKLCTEFYDLSKPEAPPDALAFFLHCHEDTAHPVLEPMCGTGRFLVPFLERGIDTDGVDSSPHMLQACHNRCEAKGLQPVLYQQLLQELDIARRYGYILIPAGSFGLITDRANAAEALRRLHHHLVPGGKLVLEIETPRALNGDLGTWHESRFTRSDGTELVFSALPTYDSGEQVQQDIHRYQVISHGQVVDDEVEELSLRLYERDEFRQLLEVAGFRDIRATTPYRDAGSKGEDATIIFQCRR, encoded by the coding sequence ATGACGAGTATCTACGGAAAACTCTGCACCGAGTTCTATGACCTCTCCAAGCCCGAGGCGCCGCCGGATGCCCTGGCGTTCTTCCTCCACTGTCACGAAGACACCGCCCATCCCGTGCTGGAACCAATGTGCGGTACAGGGCGCTTCCTGGTTCCGTTCCTGGAACGGGGAATCGATACTGATGGTGTCGATTCATCGCCTCACATGCTTCAGGCATGCCACAACCGCTGCGAGGCAAAGGGACTTCAACCGGTACTCTATCAGCAGCTTCTCCAGGAGCTGGATATTGCCCGCCGGTACGGCTATATCCTTATCCCCGCCGGTTCCTTCGGCCTTATTACCGACCGGGCAAATGCTGCGGAAGCCCTCCGGAGACTCCACCATCACCTCGTTCCCGGCGGTAAGCTGGTCCTTGAAATTGAAACCCCGAGAGCGCTGAACGGAGACCTCGGAACGTGGCACGAATCCCGCTTTACCCGGTCCGATGGCACCGAGCTTGTCTTTAGTGCTCTACCGACGTACGACTCCGGGGAGCAGGTCCAGCAGGACATACACCGCTACCAGGTTATCAGCCATGGTCAAGTTGTTGACGACGAAGTCGAGGAGCTATCGTTGCGATTATACGAGCGGGACGAGTTCCGGCAACTGCTCGAAGTCGCCGGTTTCCGCGATATCAGGGCAACTACACCGTACCGGGACGCCGGCTCGAAGGGAGAAGATGCCACGATAATATTCCAGTGCCGGAGATAA